The following DNA comes from Streptomyces sp. NBC_00273.
AGGTCGGCTGGATCGAGCTCCGCACCACCCGCCAGCGTTCCGGTGCGCCGGTAGACGTCCATGGCGGAGTACACGGTGTTGGTGGCTTCCATCTCGGCCCGGCTGCGGACGTCCATCGCGGTCCACACGTGGACGAGGACGCCCACCGCCAGGGCGACCAGGCACGCCGTGGCCGCCGCCAGCGCGGCGATCTTCCAGCGCAGGGGCACGCGGGCCGGCCACCACGGCCGGCGCAGGGGGTGCACCGGCCTCAGCGCCTGAGCTTGTAGCCGAAGCCGCGGACCGTCTCGATCCGCTCCCGGCCCAGTTTCTTGCGCAGCCGCTGCACGGCCAGGTCCACGACGCGGCTGTCGCCGTCCCAGCCGTACTCCCAGACGTTGCGCAGCAGGGTGTGCCGGTCCAGCACGATGCCCGGGTGGGCGGCGAACTCCAGCAGCAGCTTCAGCTCGGTGGGGGTGAGCGCCACGGGTGTTCCGGAGCGGAACACCTCCATCCCGCCGGTGTCGACGGTCAGGTCGCCGAAGGTCAGTACGTCCTCCTGGCCGGTGGCGGGCTCGCCGCCCGGGGCGGGCGCGTAGGCCGCCCTCCGCAGCAGCGAGCGGATGCGCGCCACGAGGACGTACGTGTCCACGGGCTTGACCACGTAGTCGTCGGCCCCGGCCTCCAGCCCGGCGACGACATCGAGGCCGTCGCCGCGGGCGGACATCATCAGCACGGGCACCAGGCTGGTCTCGCGGACCCGGCGGCACAGTCCGATGCCGTCGAGGCCGGGCAGCATCACGTCCAGGATCAGCAGGTCGAAGCCGTCGTCGTCGCGGAAGGACTCCAGCCCGGTCAGTCCGTCGGCCGCGGCCGTGACCCGGTAGCCGTAGCGTTCGAGGGCGACGGTGAAGGACCGGCGCATCAGCTCGTCGTCCTCGACCAGCAGCACGCGGACCGGAGGCGGAGATTCCGGCACCGGGGCGGGTGAGGGCACGGGCGGGACTCCTGTTCGTACGGGCCGGGCGAAACGCCGCTCCGGCGCGAAGCCACACGCCGCCGACGACCCGGAAGGAACGATACGGGAGGCACCGGACGCGGCGACCGCCGTCGGGGCCGGGCGCTCGATCCGATCGGTGGTCGAGCGCTCACCGATACACGGTGGATACAAAAGGCCGGAATCGGCTTGATCTACGGGTGGCGCTGGCGGAAAACGGCCTGTACGAGGGGGCGCCCCGGCCGGGCCGCTACATAGTCTGACCATCGGTCAATCAGGATCCGCAGCGGGGTCCACGGAGCGAGGAGAACACTGATGGTCGGGTCGCGCGTCCTGTCCTTCGGGCACTATCAGCCGCCAAGGGTCTTGACCAATGCCGATCTCGAGCAAATGGTCGACACCGACGACGAGTGGATCCAGAGCCGCGTCGGGATCAGGACGCGCCGCGTGGCGGCCGAGGACGAGTCCGTTGCGGACATGGCCACGAAGGCCGCCGAGCACGCCCTGGCCAACGCCGGACTCTCCGGTGCCGACATCGACTTCGTCATCGTGGCCACCTGCACGGCGCTCGACCGCTCGCCCAACACGGCGGCGCGGGTGGCCGCCGCGGTCGGCGCGCAGGCTCCCGCGGCCATCGACGTGAACACGGCCTGCTCCGGATTCCCGCACGCCATGGCGCTGGCCGACCAGAGCATACGGACGGGTTCCGCCACGAAGGCACTGGTCATAGGCGTGGAGAAGCTCACCGACTTCGTCGACTGGACCGACCGCACCACCTGCGTGCTCGTCGGCGACGGCGCGGGTGCGGCCGTCGTCGTGGCCTCCGAGGAGCCGGAGATCGGTCCCGTCGTGTGGGGGTCCGTACCCGAGATGGGCCGGGCCGTGCGCATCGAGGCGCCGTCCAACACCTTCGCCCAGGAGGGGCAGTCGGTCTACCGCTGGGCCACCACGGCGCTCCCGGAGGTCGCCCTCCAGGTCTGCGAGCGGGCGGGCGTGAAGCCCGAGGAGTTGGGCGGCGTCGTCCTGCACCAGGCCAACCTGCGGATCATCGAGCCCCTGGCGCGCAAGATCGGTGCGGTCAACGCCGTCATCGCCAAGGACGTCGTCGAGTCGGGCAACACCTCGGCCGCGAGCATCCCGTTGGCGCTGTCCAAGCTCATCGAGCGGGGTGAGGTCGAGAAGGGATCGCCCGTGCTGCTCTTCGCGTTCGGCGGGGGCCTGTCCTACGCCGGCCAGATCATCAACTGCCCGTGACCGGCCCGGAGGGATCGACGACGATGACGTCCTCGCGCGTGACGTGGTGGCCGCTGTTGCGGCTGCGGGAGGCGGTGACCGCGCCCCGGGCGCGGCTGCTGGTGTTCCCGCATTCCGGGGCCGGCCCCAACACCCTGTTCCCCTTGGTCGAGCCGCTGCCGGACCACGTGGAAGTGCTCGGGCTCTCGCTGCCCGGGCGGGAGCGCCGGTTCGGCGAGCCGCCCGGCTGCCGGCTCGACCAGGTCCTGGACTCCGTCTCCGACGAGGTGCTCGGCCGTGACCCGTTGCCCACGGTGGTCTTCGGGCACAGCCTCGGCGCGCTCCTGGCCGCCCGCGCCGCGCGCCTGCTCGGCCCGCACTGCCGGGCGGCCGTCGTCAGCGGGCAGGTCCCCGGCCGGACCCCGCGCCGGGCCCACGCCGCCGCCACCGAGGAGGACGCCGTCCGGCTGCTGCGGGACGGCGGCGGCACCCCGGAGTGGGTGCTGCACGATCCGGACATGCTGGCGCACGTGACGCGCGTGCTGCGGGCGGACATCGAACTCAGTCGGGAGGCCGCGTCGGGGTTCGAAGACGTACGGCTCGACGTGCCCCTGCACGTGCTGGGCGGCACGGCGGACCCGCTGATCCCGCACGAGCCGCTGGACGACTGGGCCGCCCACACGACCGGAGCGTGCCAGGTGCTCCGGTTCGACGGCGCCCACTTCTTCCTGCTGGCCGACGAGCACCGCCCCACGGTCGTGGACGTGCTGCGCCGG
Coding sequences within:
- the cseB gene encoding two-component system response regulator CseB encodes the protein MPSPAPVPESPPPVRVLLVEDDELMRRSFTVALERYGYRVTAAADGLTGLESFRDDDGFDLLILDVMLPGLDGIGLCRRVRETSLVPVLMMSARGDGLDVVAGLEAGADDYVVKPVDTYVLVARIRSLLRRAAYAPAPGGEPATGQEDVLTFGDLTVDTGGMEVFRSGTPVALTPTELKLLLEFAAHPGIVLDRHTLLRNVWEYGWDGDSRVVDLAVQRLRKKLGRERIETVRGFGYKLRR
- a CDS encoding beta-ketoacyl-ACP synthase III yields the protein MVGSRVLSFGHYQPPRVLTNADLEQMVDTDDEWIQSRVGIRTRRVAAEDESVADMATKAAEHALANAGLSGADIDFVIVATCTALDRSPNTAARVAAAVGAQAPAAIDVNTACSGFPHAMALADQSIRTGSATKALVIGVEKLTDFVDWTDRTTCVLVGDGAGAAVVVASEEPEIGPVVWGSVPEMGRAVRIEAPSNTFAQEGQSVYRWATTALPEVALQVCERAGVKPEELGGVVLHQANLRIIEPLARKIGAVNAVIAKDVVESGNTSAASIPLALSKLIERGEVEKGSPVLLFAFGGGLSYAGQIINCP
- a CDS encoding thioesterase II family protein, translated to MTSSRVTWWPLLRLREAVTAPRARLLVFPHSGAGPNTLFPLVEPLPDHVEVLGLSLPGRERRFGEPPGCRLDQVLDSVSDEVLGRDPLPTVVFGHSLGALLAARAARLLGPHCRAAVVSGQVPGRTPRRAHAAATEEDAVRLLRDGGGTPEWVLHDPDMLAHVTRVLRADIELSREAASGFEDVRLDVPLHVLGGTADPLIPHEPLDDWAAHTTGACQVLRFDGAHFFLLADEHRPTVVDVLRRALAEG